Proteins encoded by one window of Monoglobus pectinilyticus:
- a CDS encoding phosphoglycerate kinase, with amino-acid sequence MNKKTVDDIQVKGKKVLVRCDFNVPIKDGKITDETRINGAMPTIQKLVDEGAKVILCSHMGKPKGQVVESLSLAPVAKSLSEKLGKNVVFADDDNVVGENAKAAVAAMNDGDVVLLQNTRFRPEETKNEENFSKELASLAEVFVNDAFGSAHRAHCSTVGVTEYLSPCVSGYLLAKEIDFLGNAIDNPVRPLVAILGGAKVSDKLNVISTLLEKCDTLIIGGGMAYTFLKAKGYEVGTSLVDEEKISYCKEMMEKAESLGKTLLLPVDTVVAAEFPNPIDAEIPVETVSADAIPANKMGLDIGEKTREIFADTVKTAKTVVWNGPMGVFENPILAKGTVAVAQALADTDATTIIGGGDSAAAVNILGFGDKMSHISTGGGASMEFLEGKILPGCAALDDK; translated from the coding sequence ATGAATAAAAAAACTGTTGATGACATTCAAGTTAAAGGAAAAAAAGTTTTGGTACGCTGTGATTTTAATGTTCCTATAAAAGACGGAAAAATCACTGACGAAACGAGAATAAACGGCGCTATGCCGACAATTCAGAAACTCGTTGACGAAGGTGCAAAAGTTATTCTTTGCTCACACATGGGAAAGCCAAAAGGTCAGGTAGTTGAAAGTCTTTCACTGGCTCCTGTTGCAAAAAGCCTGTCTGAAAAACTCGGCAAAAATGTTGTATTTGCTGATGACGACAATGTTGTAGGTGAAAATGCAAAGGCTGCTGTTGCTGCAATGAACGACGGCGACGTTGTTCTTCTTCAAAACACAAGATTCAGACCTGAAGAAACCAAAAACGAAGAAAATTTCAGCAAAGAATTGGCTTCTCTTGCAGAAGTTTTTGTAAACGACGCATTTGGAAGCGCTCACAGAGCTCACTGTTCTACAGTTGGAGTTACTGAATACCTCAGTCCTTGTGTTTCGGGATATCTGCTGGCTAAAGAGATAGATTTCCTAGGCAACGCAATTGATAATCCGGTAAGACCCCTGGTTGCTATTCTCGGTGGCGCTAAAGTTTCTGATAAGCTGAATGTTATTTCAACTCTGCTTGAAAAATGCGACACTCTCATCATCGGCGGCGGTATGGCATATACTTTTCTAAAAGCTAAAGGTTATGAGGTAGGAACATCTTTGGTAGATGAAGAGAAAATCTCATACTGCAAAGAAATGATGGAAAAGGCTGAAAGTTTAGGAAAGACTCTGCTTCTTCCTGTAGACACAGTTGTTGCAGCTGAGTTTCCTAATCCTATTGACGCTGAAATTCCGGTTGAAACCGTTAGTGCTGACGCAATTCCTGCAAACAAAATGGGGCTTGATATAGGTGAAAAAACAAGAGAAATATTTGCAGATACCGTAAAGACTGCAAAAACAGTTGTATGGAACGGTCCTATGGGCGTTTTTGAGAATCCGATTTTAGCTAAAGGAACTGTTGCGGTTGCGCAAGCACTGGCAGATACAGACGCTACAACAATTATAGGTGGCGGCGACAGTGCAGCAGCAGTAAATATTCTCGGATTCGGAGACAAAATGAGCCATATCTCAACCGGCGGCGGAGCTTCAATGGAATTCTTGGAGGGCAAAATTCTTCCGGGATGCGCTGCTCTTGATGATAAATAA
- a CDS encoding GNAT family N-acetyltransferase: MIEIKKYEDKYQDEVIRLVLSCQNDGTRPIVSIADQPELLNINQEYFTNGGYFWIASENNKLVGTIGLMNYGNDIGILKKFFVNEQYRGKPYNLGRKLFAELLDFAYEHKFKELVLDTPKNTERAHKFYEKAGFNKVSQEDLSIKYDHPYTDSDFFQLKLS, from the coding sequence ATGATTGAAATAAAAAAATACGAAGACAAATATCAAGATGAGGTTATCCGCCTCGTGCTGAGCTGCCAAAATGATGGCACAAGACCAATAGTCAGTATTGCAGACCAACCTGAACTACTAAATATAAACCAGGAATATTTCACAAACGGCGGCTATTTTTGGATTGCATCAGAGAACAATAAACTAGTCGGTACTATTGGACTTATGAACTATGGAAACGATATTGGAATATTAAAAAAATTCTTTGTAAATGAGCAATACCGCGGAAAACCTTATAATTTAGGCAGAAAACTATTTGCTGAATTACTTGATTTTGCATATGAGCATAAATTTAAGGAGCTTGTTCTGGACACTCCCAAAAATACCGAAAGGGCACACAAGTTCTATGAAAAGGCCGGGTTTAATAAGGTTAGTCAGGAAGACTTATCAATAAAATATGACCATCCCTACACAGACAGCGATTTTTTTCAACTAAAATTATCTTAA
- the iorA gene encoding indolepyruvate ferredoxin oxidoreductase subunit alpha — protein sequence MENEFLMGNEAIGLGAMHAGVNLVCGYPGTPSTEILESVAKRNIDKSVYVEWSINEKAAMEVAAGAAYAGAYSIVTMKQVGLNVASDPLMSLAYVGIKGAMVVVVADDPGPISSQTEQDTRTFAMYSKLPVFDPTTPEEAYEMIGEAFEYSHKYGTPVIFRPTTRICHACASIKLKSGDEIKKNTPDGFVKDTMRWVIFPKTSYLNHIKIENRNKELSKVFSEEYQRNEYSDNGDTVLGIAAGGVSYAYVKEALKLLGDPNVRLMKVATPFPFPEEKAIEFMTGLKKVIAIEELDPVIERALLHICGKYHLDVDIVGKESGHVQCAGENTVESVKKVIAEFLDIKLEETKNDDTDMPELPVRPPVLCAGCPHRASFYAVKKAAEGKKAVFSGDIGCYTLGNAKPLDMTDTCLCMGAGITVAQGLHRIEEDALNFSFVGDSTFFASGITGVINAVYNETDIILVVLDNSTTAMTGHQPHPGTGKTMMGNVVDKVDIKKILEAVGVKRVETANPLDLENAVKTVQSLMDGSGVRAVIFKAPCIAVAKPDPCYTITDSCVSCKRCITELGCPAIVLKNGAPYIEPSLCYGCGLCEKVCPVGAIKGGGENER from the coding sequence ATGGAAAACGAGTTTTTAATGGGAAATGAGGCAATAGGCCTTGGAGCTATGCACGCCGGGGTTAATCTTGTATGCGGATATCCCGGAACCCCGTCTACTGAAATATTGGAGAGTGTTGCAAAACGCAATATTGATAAATCAGTTTATGTTGAATGGTCAATAAACGAGAAGGCGGCTATGGAAGTTGCCGCCGGAGCCGCATATGCCGGAGCATATAGTATTGTTACTATGAAACAGGTCGGGCTTAACGTTGCCAGCGACCCGCTTATGAGCTTAGCCTATGTAGGGATAAAGGGCGCTATGGTGGTTGTAGTGGCTGACGACCCCGGGCCAATATCGTCACAGACAGAGCAGGATACGAGAACGTTTGCGATGTATTCAAAGCTGCCTGTATTTGACCCGACTACTCCTGAAGAAGCTTATGAGATGATAGGAGAAGCTTTCGAATATTCTCATAAGTATGGAACGCCGGTAATATTCAGACCTACCACAAGAATATGTCATGCGTGTGCTTCCATAAAGCTTAAATCAGGAGATGAAATAAAGAAAAATACACCTGACGGATTTGTTAAGGACACTATGAGATGGGTGATATTTCCCAAAACTTCATATTTGAATCATATAAAGATTGAGAACAGAAATAAGGAGCTTTCAAAAGTTTTTTCTGAAGAGTATCAAAGAAATGAGTATTCTGACAATGGCGATACAGTTTTGGGTATTGCGGCAGGCGGAGTAAGCTACGCTTATGTTAAGGAGGCTTTGAAGCTTTTGGGCGATCCTAATGTGCGCCTTATGAAAGTTGCGACGCCGTTTCCGTTCCCGGAAGAAAAAGCTATTGAGTTTATGACAGGATTAAAAAAAGTTATTGCTATTGAGGAACTCGACCCGGTGATTGAAAGGGCTCTTTTACATATTTGCGGAAAGTATCATTTGGATGTCGATATTGTTGGGAAAGAGAGCGGTCATGTCCAGTGTGCCGGAGAGAATACTGTTGAGAGTGTAAAAAAAGTTATAGCGGAATTTTTGGATATTAAACTTGAAGAGACTAAGAATGATGATACAGATATGCCTGAACTTCCGGTGCGTCCGCCGGTGCTTTGTGCCGGGTGTCCTCACCGCGCTTCTTTCTATGCAGTTAAGAAAGCTGCTGAGGGAAAGAAAGCTGTGTTCAGCGGCGATATTGGATGTTATACGCTGGGAAATGCCAAACCTCTTGATATGACTGACACATGTTTGTGTATGGGCGCAGGTATCACAGTGGCGCAGGGACTTCATAGGATAGAAGAAGACGCTTTAAACTTCTCATTTGTAGGAGACAGCACGTTTTTTGCGTCAGGAATAACCGGAGTTATAAACGCAGTTTATAATGAGACTGATATAATCCTTGTTGTTCTTGATAATTCCACAACAGCCATGACAGGGCACCAGCCTCATCCGGGAACCGGAAAAACTATGATGGGCAATGTTGTTGATAAAGTAGATATAAAAAAGATATTGGAAGCAGTCGGTGTAAAACGCGTTGAGACCGCCAATCCATTAGACCTTGAAAACGCTGTAAAAACCGTGCAGTCACTTATGGATGGAAGCGGTGTTAGGGCGGTTATATTTAAGGCTCCGTGTATTGCGGTTGCCAAACCGGACCCATGCTATACAATTACTGATAGCTGTGTGTCATGCAAAAGATGTATCACAGAGCTGGGGTGCCCGGCTATTGTGCTTAAAAATGGAGCACCGTATATAGAGCCGTCACTGTGTTATGGATGCGGTTTATGCGAGAAAGTATGTCCGGTTGGAGCTATCAAGGGAGGCGGAGAAAATGAAAGATAA
- the tpiA gene encoding triose-phosphate isomerase, producing the protein MRKKIIAGNWKMNKTPSEAAVLASEIRNKISDAKCDVVVCPTAVCIPGVVSALEGSSISVGAQNVHFKESGAYTGELSSAMLKDAGTLYTIIGHSERRQYFGETDETVNLRTKAAVDGGLIPIVCVGESLSERENGIMPETVCRQTKLAFLNIQKDDAENIIIAYEPIWAIGTGKTATAQQADEVCGIIRNTIKELYGEDTAEKIRIQYGGSMNAGNAEELLSMPNIDGGLIGGASLKPDDFAAIIKAAD; encoded by the coding sequence ATGAGAAAAAAAATCATTGCCGGCAATTGGAAAATGAATAAAACCCCTTCAGAAGCAGCAGTTTTAGCTTCAGAAATCCGCAATAAAATATCAGATGCAAAATGTGATGTGGTCGTTTGCCCCACCGCTGTATGTATACCGGGTGTTGTATCAGCTCTGGAAGGAAGCAGCATAAGCGTCGGAGCACAAAACGTTCACTTTAAAGAAAGCGGAGCTTATACCGGTGAACTTTCTTCCGCAATGCTGAAAGACGCAGGAACCTTATACACTATTATCGGACACAGTGAAAGGCGTCAATACTTCGGCGAGACTGATGAAACCGTCAACCTTAGAACTAAAGCCGCTGTTGACGGCGGTCTTATCCCAATAGTCTGCGTCGGCGAAAGTCTTTCCGAGAGGGAAAACGGAATTATGCCGGAAACCGTATGCCGGCAGACAAAACTTGCTTTCCTGAATATTCAGAAAGACGACGCTGAAAATATAATTATAGCTTATGAACCAATTTGGGCAATTGGAACAGGCAAAACCGCCACAGCCCAGCAAGCTGACGAAGTCTGCGGTATAATCCGAAATACTATTAAGGAACTTTATGGCGAGGACACAGCGGAAAAAATCAGAATACAATACGGCGGAAGCATGAATGCAGGCAACGCGGAAGAACTCTTGTCTATGCCAAACATTGACGGAGGTTTGATAGGAGGCGCCAGCCTCAAACCCGATGATTTTGCAGCTATCATTAAAGCCGCTGACTAA
- a CDS encoding class I SAM-dependent methyltransferase — protein sequence MIINKNIDGGKGFDWGRTSNDYAKFRDIYPDEFYQYLIKNGICTKGQNVLDIGTGTGVLPRNLYKYGAKFTGIDISENQIKQAKLLAEKDKMNIEFFSSPAEELQFNPESFDIVTACQCFDYFNHPVLAPKIHKILKASGKFVILYMAWLPFEDAIAGKSENLILKYNPNWTGGRETRHNIQITDDYTEYFEVEKSEVFDINVPFTRKSWNGRMKACRGIGASLEEAEIEKFEKEHIKMLETIAPEKFEILHYAAVTILKKK from the coding sequence ATGATTATTAATAAAAATATTGACGGCGGAAAAGGTTTCGATTGGGGGAGGACCTCAAATGATTATGCAAAATTCAGAGATATTTACCCCGATGAATTTTATCAGTATCTAATAAAAAACGGCATCTGCACAAAAGGTCAGAATGTTTTGGATATTGGCACCGGTACCGGTGTTTTACCTCGCAACTTATATAAATACGGAGCAAAATTTACCGGTATAGATATATCAGAAAATCAGATAAAACAGGCTAAACTTCTCGCCGAAAAAGATAAAATGAATATTGAATTTTTCTCTTCTCCTGCCGAAGAACTTCAGTTTAACCCTGAATCATTTGATATAGTCACAGCATGCCAGTGCTTTGATTATTTTAATCACCCTGTGCTTGCTCCTAAAATACACAAAATACTTAAAGCATCAGGTAAGTTTGTAATTTTATATATGGCGTGGCTTCCGTTTGAAGACGCCATAGCAGGAAAAAGTGAAAATCTTATTTTAAAATATAATCCAAATTGGACAGGCGGCAGGGAAACCCGCCATAACATTCAGATTACTGATGATTATACAGAGTATTTCGAAGTAGAAAAAAGCGAAGTGTTTGATATAAACGTGCCTTTTACCAGGAAATCCTGGAACGGACGTATGAAAGCCTGCCGCGGTATCGGCGCCTCACTGGAGGAGGCTGAAATTGAAAAATTTGAGAAGGAACATATAAAAATGCTTGAAACAATTGCTCCTGAAAAATTCGAAATTCTTCATTATGCTGCCGTGACAATTTTAAAGAAAAAATAA
- a CDS encoding GNAT family N-acetyltransferase: protein MQQYNIIKTKRLILRKFNKDDTKALFTLLSDNEVNTFLPMFPLNSIDEAEEYLNNIINSKDLTYAICLKSNNIPIGYIKLSHDESHDLGYAVRKEYWNQGITTEAAAALIKYLKTLDLPYITATHDIKNPGSGEVMKKVGMKYKYSYEEQWQPKNIKVIFRMYQFDINNNKGYVYKKYWDKYPVHFIEEI, encoded by the coding sequence ATGCAGCAATATAATATAATTAAAACAAAACGGCTTATTTTAAGAAAGTTTAATAAGGATGATACAAAAGCGCTCTTCACTCTTTTAAGTGATAATGAGGTAAACACATTTCTGCCTATGTTTCCTCTTAACAGTATTGATGAGGCAGAAGAATATTTAAACAATATAATTAACTCTAAAGATTTAACCTATGCAATATGTCTGAAATCTAATAATATCCCTATAGGATACATAAAACTCAGCCATGATGAAAGTCATGACCTCGGATATGCAGTAAGAAAAGAATATTGGAATCAAGGGATTACAACCGAAGCCGCGGCCGCATTAATTAAATATTTAAAAACTTTAGATTTGCCGTATATTACGGCAACACATGATATAAAAAATCCCGGCAGCGGTGAAGTTATGAAAAAAGTCGGTATGAAATATAAGTATTCTTATGAGGAACAATGGCAGCCAAAAAATATCAAAGTCATTTTCAGAATGTATCAATTCGATATAAATAATAACAAAGGTTATGTATATAAAAAATACTGGGATAAATATCCGGTGCATTTTATAGAAGAAATATAA
- the gpmI gene encoding 2,3-bisphosphoglycerate-independent phosphoglycerate mutase → MSKKPYALIIMDGFGENSRHDGNAIYAANTPNIDKYMKECPTSIVHASGMDVGLPDGQMGNSEVGHTNIGAGRIVYQELTRITKSIADGDFFTNEALMGAIENCKKNNSSLHILGLLSPGGVHSHQNHLYGLLELAKKNGLTDVHVHGFLDGRDVPPSSAEEYIKELIAKEREIGVGDIATISGRYYAMDRDNRWERVQKTYDALVRGIGNTAESAVEAIQNSYNDKVTDEFVVPCVIEKDGKPIGTIKENDSVIFFNFRPDRAREITRTIVDPNFEGFERDFFNTYFVTMTQYDATMPNVKVAFKPESLSNTFGEYMSKLGKTQLRIAETEKYAHVTFFFNGGVEQPYEGEDRALINSPKVATYDMQPEMSAPEVTEEVVKRIKSGKYDAIILNFANCDMVGHTGVFEAAVKAVETVDNCVGQVVDALLEMGGEALITADHGNADQMVDYETGEPFTAHTTNVVPLILIGRKDAKLKEGRLADLTPTLLDMMGLEKPDEMTGESLLEK, encoded by the coding sequence ATGAGCAAAAAGCCATACGCGTTAATCATTATGGACGGATTCGGCGAAAACAGCCGTCATGACGGAAATGCAATATATGCTGCCAACACGCCGAATATTGATAAGTATATGAAAGAATGCCCCACCTCTATTGTTCACGCATCAGGAATGGACGTTGGTCTTCCTGACGGTCAAATGGGCAATTCCGAAGTGGGACACACAAATATCGGAGCAGGCCGTATCGTTTATCAGGAACTTACCCGAATCACAAAATCAATTGCTGACGGAGATTTCTTCACCAACGAAGCACTTATGGGAGCTATCGAAAACTGTAAGAAGAATAACAGTTCGCTTCACATTTTAGGTCTTCTTTCACCCGGCGGCGTACACAGTCATCAAAATCATCTGTATGGATTGCTAGAGCTGGCAAAGAAGAACGGACTTACAGATGTGCATGTACACGGATTTCTTGACGGACGTGACGTTCCCCCTTCCTCCGCTGAGGAATATATTAAGGAGCTTATCGCAAAGGAACGTGAAATCGGCGTTGGCGACATTGCCACAATAAGCGGAAGATATTACGCTATGGACAGGGATAACAGATGGGAAAGAGTTCAAAAAACTTATGACGCTCTTGTAAGAGGTATAGGAAACACAGCTGAAAGCGCTGTTGAGGCTATTCAGAATAGTTATAATGATAAAGTCACTGACGAATTTGTTGTCCCATGCGTTATCGAAAAGGACGGCAAGCCAATCGGTACCATTAAAGAGAATGACTCCGTCATCTTCTTTAATTTCAGACCTGACAGAGCAAGAGAAATAACCAGAACAATAGTTGATCCAAACTTTGAAGGGTTTGAAAGAGACTTTTTCAACACCTATTTTGTTACTATGACACAGTATGACGCAACTATGCCAAATGTTAAAGTTGCATTCAAGCCTGAGTCGCTGTCAAACACATTTGGCGAATATATGAGCAAACTGGGTAAAACACAGCTCCGTATTGCCGAGACCGAAAAGTATGCACATGTTACTTTCTTTTTCAACGGCGGTGTTGAACAGCCTTATGAGGGCGAGGACAGAGCATTGATAAACTCGCCTAAAGTTGCGACTTATGACATGCAGCCCGAAATGAGCGCTCCTGAAGTAACCGAGGAAGTTGTAAAGCGGATTAAGAGCGGCAAATACGACGCAATAATCTTAAACTTTGCAAACTGTGACATGGTAGGGCACACCGGAGTTTTTGAAGCTGCTGTTAAAGCCGTTGAAACGGTTGACAACTGCGTAGGTCAAGTAGTTGACGCTCTTTTGGAAATGGGCGGCGAAGCTCTGATTACTGCCGACCACGGCAATGCTGACCAAATGGTAGACTATGAGACAGGCGAGCCGTTTACAGCCCACACAACAAATGTGGTTCCGCTGATTCTGATTGGCAGAAAAGACGCTAAATTAAAAGAAGGACGTCTTGCTGATTTAACCCCAACTTTGCTAGATATGATGGGGCTGGAGAAACCTGACGAAATGACCGGAGAATCATTACTTGAAAAATAA
- a CDS encoding YbhB/YbcL family Raf kinase inhibitor-like protein → MTIKENTLEITSKSFDNNSFIPKRHTGFGEDISPPFTISGLSKNAASIAIVMDDLDIPFIKAFNHWIIWNIPAVNEIPENIPHGKLVTALGNAKQGIGYGRNQYKGPKQPFFIRNCHRYIFHIYALDCFLNLSPDSKKKDFLTAANGHIIQYGHITGIYKRGN, encoded by the coding sequence ATGACTATTAAAGAAAATACTTTAGAAATTACAAGCAAATCATTTGACAACAATTCATTTATCCCCAAAAGGCATACCGGATTTGGTGAAGATATATCTCCTCCATTCACTATATCAGGACTAAGCAAAAACGCCGCCTCTATCGCAATTGTTATGGACGACTTAGATATTCCTTTTATAAAAGCATTTAATCATTGGATTATTTGGAATATACCGGCGGTAAATGAAATACCTGAAAACATACCTCATGGAAAACTTGTTACTGCTTTGGGAAACGCAAAGCAAGGGATAGGATACGGGCGTAATCAATACAAAGGACCTAAACAGCCATTTTTTATAAGAAACTGTCATAGATATATATTTCATATTTACGCGCTTGACTGTTTTTTAAATTTGAGTCCCGATTCAAAAAAGAAAGATTTTTTAACGGCGGCAAACGGACATATAATTCAATACGGACATATAACAGGGATATACAAACGCGGAAATTAA
- the recG gene encoding ATP-dependent DNA helicase RecG gives MLLSDSVQYLKGIGEKRAELFHKLGIFTVEDLLYHLPRGFEDRTNIKDISDLAEGETVCVKGVLAMGLRKFRARNGTWVIQTRLSDGSGVMQLTWFNAPYVEKSLEDPSAEYIFFGRVSYRRMSPEMVNPIIEKVDSGTSKMGKIVPIYPATGGLQQRSIRDAVTQAVLKLGEKLPESLPEEIRQKYDLIDIERAIRSVHMPETFDDFYTARRRLVFEEFLKLQLGVATVKAHKHKQSAVVIENVKCIADFAASLPFELTNAQKRVINEISADLKNSVPMNRLVQGDVGSGKTIVAAASMFAVAKSGYQSVMMAPTEILAEQHFAGLKKYFEPWGIKVAFLSGGQKAKERRENLELIESGEASVIVGTHAVITDKVNFANLALSITDEQHRFGVSQRTKLAGKGINSHTLVMTATPIPRTLSLVIYGDLDISIIDQLPPGRKEIKTIALTEARRAKMYEFILQELNKGRQAYFVCALVEDSDAVSAKAATDYVKRLSNGVLRGKSVGLLHGRMKSFEKEDIMKRFAAGEIDALVATTVIEVGVDVPNATIMVIENAERFGLSQLHQLRGRVGRGAEQSYCIMFGDQKSGVAKERMAVMCETNDGFKIAEKDLEIRGPGEFFGTRQHGLPEMKIGNFFTDMDILKETQGAAAEILKEDPMLENKKYDILNREVVKTFNKVGDVLN, from the coding sequence ATGTTGCTTAGTGACAGTGTGCAGTATTTAAAAGGAATAGGAGAAAAAAGAGCCGAGCTTTTTCATAAGCTGGGTATTTTCACCGTGGAGGATTTGTTATATCACCTGCCGAGAGGATTTGAAGACAGGACAAATATAAAAGATATTTCGGATTTGGCAGAAGGGGAAACAGTTTGCGTTAAAGGCGTTTTAGCTATGGGTTTAAGGAAGTTCAGAGCACGGAACGGCACATGGGTTATTCAGACCAGGCTCTCTGACGGAAGCGGAGTTATGCAGCTGACCTGGTTCAATGCTCCTTATGTTGAAAAATCGCTGGAGGACCCGTCTGCAGAATATATTTTCTTTGGCAGGGTTTCCTATAGGAGAATGTCTCCTGAGATGGTGAATCCGATAATTGAAAAAGTGGACAGCGGAACTTCTAAAATGGGGAAAATAGTTCCTATATATCCGGCCACAGGTGGATTGCAGCAGAGAAGTATCAGAGACGCCGTGACCCAGGCGGTTTTAAAACTCGGCGAAAAGCTTCCTGAATCCCTTCCTGAAGAGATAAGACAAAAATACGATTTAATAGATATAGAGAGAGCTATTCGTTCGGTACATATGCCGGAAACTTTTGATGATTTTTATACTGCTAGAAGAAGATTGGTCTTTGAGGAGTTTTTAAAACTGCAGCTAGGTGTGGCAACCGTTAAAGCGCATAAACACAAACAGTCTGCGGTTGTTATAGAAAATGTGAAATGTATTGCGGATTTTGCGGCTTCGCTGCCTTTTGAGCTTACTAATGCACAAAAGAGAGTTATAAATGAAATATCTGCAGACTTAAAAAATTCGGTTCCGATGAACAGGCTTGTTCAGGGCGATGTTGGTTCAGGTAAAACAATAGTTGCGGCGGCGTCCATGTTTGCTGTGGCAAAATCGGGATATCAGTCTGTCATGATGGCGCCTACTGAAATTTTGGCGGAACAGCATTTTGCCGGTTTAAAGAAATATTTTGAACCGTGGGGAATAAAGGTTGCTTTTTTAAGCGGAGGACAGAAGGCTAAGGAAAGAAGAGAAAATCTTGAGCTGATTGAGAGCGGTGAAGCTTCGGTCATAGTTGGAACTCATGCCGTAATCACGGATAAGGTGAATTTTGCTAATTTGGCTTTGAGTATAACTGATGAACAGCACAGGTTCGGAGTCAGCCAAAGAACAAAATTGGCAGGGAAAGGAATAAACAGTCATACGTTGGTTATGACAGCTACTCCAATTCCCAGAACGTTATCTTTGGTTATTTACGGGGATTTGGATATTTCCATTATAGATCAGCTTCCGCCGGGAAGAAAAGAAATTAAGACCATAGCTCTGACAGAAGCTAGAAGAGCAAAAATGTATGAGTTTATTCTTCAGGAATTAAACAAAGGGAGACAGGCATATTTTGTTTGCGCTCTTGTGGAGGATTCGGACGCGGTTAGTGCAAAAGCGGCGACTGATTATGTAAAAAGATTGAGCAACGGCGTTCTGAGAGGAAAGAGCGTTGGTCTTTTGCATGGAAGAATGAAGTCTTTCGAAAAGGAAGATATAATGAAACGGTTTGCGGCAGGAGAAATAGACGCGCTTGTGGCCACAACAGTGATTGAGGTTGGTGTTGATGTTCCCAATGCAACCATTATGGTTATCGAAAACGCTGAACGTTTTGGACTTTCCCAGCTTCATCAGCTTAGGGGCCGGGTTGGGCGCGGCGCTGAACAGTCGTATTGTATCATGTTTGGCGACCAAAAAAGCGGTGTGGCTAAAGAGCGTATGGCGGTAATGTGTGAAACTAATGATGGGTTTAAAATAGCTGAAAAGGATTTGGAGATTAGGGGACCGGGAGAGTTTTTTGGAACCCGCCAGCATGGTTTGCCTGAAATGAAAATCGGGAACTTTTTTACTGACATGGATATTCTCAAAGAGACCCAAGGAGCTGCGGCAGAAATTTTGAAAGAAGACCCAATGCTGGAAAACAAAAAGTATGATATATTAAACAGAGAAGTTGTTAAGACATTTAATAAAGTGGGCGACGTTTTAAATTAA